The nucleotide window AAATAATCCTCTGGCTCCTAGAtttaatcatcatcagcggGTCAAGCACGAGGCTCCCTGTGAATAGGCCGGGCGGCTACAGAAACGCTGCGATTGGGAGATACAAGATTACGTATCAAATGTAATGACCGTCCGTTTCACGTCCCATTTGCAATCACAACGGAAACCGGAGGGACAGATATGTTGCGACCTCATCAAGCTTTTACTGCATCCCTATATCCTTCATGGGAAATAATGAAGCCCTGTTAAAGTAGAGACTTGTTACATTTGGTTTGAGCTGAGGATTTTATATACGATCCGAATGCGATCGTAGCGAAAATACACATGGTAGTACTGAGCTTCGCTACCAGCAGTCCAAGACCCCGCAATAAAATACGCAACTGTCAATACGAAAGTCGACCAGAGCCGCCCCTGGAAGACGACTTATCTCATTCTCCCCTCTAGACCTCCGAAAGAGAAGGCTTAGTTTAGGTTTCGAAGTCAGGCAGCCCAATCAATGACAGACGTATGGCCGTTGGCGCCGCGGTTTGGCCAATCATGATGCATGTGACACGTACAGAAGAGGGACTCGTTACCCGTACTGTCCCAAGCAATCCGTACGGAGACTCCGTGAATGTTGATCAACGCCTATTGTGGCGGTTATCTTCGGTAAACAGATATTACGAGTTGAGAAACGATTAGGAGGGACCCCTAAACGCTCATCGTGTGCTAGAATCATCTAGTGAACTTGATGCGGAACCCGGTGTGAGCTTTCATCAAACATAGGGGTAGCCAGGGGGAGTAACTCTTATTCTAATGTGAACGTAGCTAACTTGTGGTTTTTAGTGGCTTATTCGGACTTCCACCAGTCAGACTAATGGCAAACATTGAAAGGTCAGCATATGTTCTCTGTGATAAGAATGAAAATTCTTTTCTCGAGGGGTTAAAAATCTCCCACCTTGACATTCCAGGGCGATGACTCATTTCTCTATCACCTAATCTCGTAGGGGGATCGTAATCTATGATTCGATGAAACCGCAACCGCAACCAGTAGCTTTCCCCGTAAAACGTCTATTAATAGGACATCGCAGAACTAGCAGGAACGTTTTAGTGCACTTTCAAATGTTTCCAGCAGCGCTGATAAGTTCCCGGGCCGCTTGCACCCTGGCACGCTGTTATCAGTAATGGAGCTTCAGCTTGTTCAACACATGCAACTCGATCATCCTTCATCACCAAAACTAAGGAGCGCGATTATATACCATGAGGATCAACATCGGTACATGTCGGGGAATCGGGTTCGCGCCTTTGCCTCTTGTGTTCTCTCTTGCATAGCGTTCTAACagaataatttatctttCGCCTTTCCTAGCTATTGAGCCATCTTATTAGATTAGAAGGTACCTGGTTAGCAACCTAACAGTCCATGTCATTTAAAGCTAGCTGTATTTATTAGATGACATATCTCAACGTGCTCCACAATCGCGCGGTTCATCGTCTGATGccatataataagatatctgttgtcttatctttttctttttatagcGTTCCTAACAATGAACAACTATGGGagattaatactaatatagatatagcTATTATTTATGATATAACAGAATATTCTGAGGAActaattattagtatttttcaGATGTTTCTATAACCTGCTAAAAGTTTCTGGCAGGATTTAGTACCTGTCATTCATGTAATGAACAAATGGCAGCCGATAAGGCCCAGAAGGCTTAGGAGACCGCTCTTGTCTTGTGAGGCAACCTACTGCTGTCATAATgctctatatattttagctATGAAAGCTACAGAAGGTGGAATCAAGCACTGTCTGGAGTTATAAGATCATTAATGTTACTGTGAAAATGTTTtctactttatattatagtaatatactaGCTGCTACTACTGGTCCCCAAGGCTTAGTCTCCTGCATGGATAGACTGTTACTTGTTTGGTGTCCCGTAGGCATTGGTacattattttttattcggTCGATATGGTTAATCGGGACATGAATTCTTAGCTTCTTTTCGTTGGAATAATCGAaaattatcattattattgggaatatatcttttacATGAGATTACAGGATAGGCCGCGAGATCGTGGAATACGTCCAGGATTTTGGTTGCATTGCTAAACCACTGAAACCTGAACAAAGACCTTAGTTCGTAAACTTCATATTCAAAGATTTGAAACCTAATTGAAAGTCTTCTGTCATACGGCAATTCGGCTTAACCAAGACATGACTGGATATCCGTAAAAATGAAACGAAGCTATCGGTTATGAGTAGACGGAACGTATCTACATATCCCGCAAGACTCTAAAAGTAACCCTGAGCAGGTAtgggactggactggactacAAAGCAGTCGGAGCGAGTAGCCGTCACATCAGTCACTCGGATGTGTGCCGCTCGTTAATTGTATCTCTCGCCAGAATAAGAGAAGTTTGCCACAAAGTAGAATCAAACATACacaaaaaattttttaagataCTTTAGGTATCACGGCCCAGCCTTCGTCCGGGCCCAACTGCATCATGGCGTACACTATCATGCTGGCCCTCaacttttcccttctctgtGCTGCGGGAGCGATCCTTCGAGATCTGCTGGAATGTGGTATCGGACACATCCCCAAAACATTGAGTTGCGTGCGCCTTGGCGGAGACGGTTTTGGCCATCGTCGTTTGCCCACTGGAAGAACCAATCAGTTGAAAAACATTCTCGTCTGCAATGATATCCTCGAAATGGTTGGCATAATATTGAGACGGCCGGCGGGCAACATGACCTGCTGCTGAAGTTTGAGGTGTTTGATTTGAGACCCGAGATTCGTCATTTATGTCATTTATCATTGTCCCTGACATGGAAGAGCCTTTTAATCAGACGAGTAGGAAGTTGCACTATTGCATTTGTGTTCGGGTGTGGATGCTGTTTGCAGCAGTACGAGTTTGAAACAATCTAACGGAGGGCAGAAGGCATTGAAGCAACGATCAGGTTGAGCAAAATATGTTTGACTAGCTGTACATAGACTGTGTAGCTTGTCTAAATTTTATGAAGCGAGGTGTTAGTAGGAAGAACGACAACCTGCTGAACGCTGCCGGAAAAAGGTAGGGCCGTAGGCCCACCTTCCTCATTAACTGTGTTAGTTATCGTACGTCCGAATTACATCATGGAATAACGGGATCGGTTGGCATCATTCCGATCACGTGGAAAAAAGAGTTGCAGGCACAGCTCGTTTAGCGATCTTTTTGACATGAAATTGTCATTTCCAACTCATCTATCGCAAGTAGGATAAATGAACgttttataatttaactGTATGACCTATATTTAAGCACTCAGGCTGAGAACAATTATCGAAGACGTTTCTCTCCACGCTTTGTATTCAAGCGGATTTCCAAAACTATAAGATGTTCTCATTTTGATAAACATGGATTCTTCTTAAGTACCATAGAATCAGGTGCTTGTGCCCTGGGCACGAGAATTGCTGATAGTAATCCTAGTTCAGGGTACTTGTCAACAAAACACTCCCTACTTACTAATGGAACAAGACTTTGAGCAAACGCCTGTCAAGAACCATAATATCTACAGCTATAAATGTTACTGATTACAATATATCCAAGTTAGCATCACATAACTTCACATTTCACTACTTATTCAAGATTTGCATCGGCACTTCAGCACTTGAGCACCCACTTTTACATACGCAGTAGTTCTCAGTACAGAGAAAATAAAAGTGCTTAAAACGTCTCTATGAGGGACAATTCTATCAAGTCTTGAACTGGGTATCTGAGAGACGTCTTCCACACATACTCTTATTAGTTGTGAAGGCGTGGGCGTCTCTTATTGCGTACAGTGCGCTCGGCATGTTGAAGAGCCAAGAAATATCCATGTGAGCAGAATGACTAATGATGACCGCAACTATATGTGAGATATATGTATACGGCAGTGCAATTCCCAGGATCGATGTTTCTGGTGTTAAAGATATCTCCAGACTAACATCAATAaattcctcccctccagtcTTCTACTCAGTGTGCTTGCTCTTTGCACCACTAGCCATCGCTCGCTTCCTCATCTCATTAGGAGACGGCTTGTTGCGTCTTATCATCGGTACCGCATTTTGTTCCTCGTCGCTAGTTCCAACTGAATAATCCCCCCTCCGAGTTTCGAGGACCGACGGTGAACCGGTACTGACAACATCAGCGGACCGAGTATCCAACGCCGCAAAACGGCTGCTGTAGCGTTTTTCAGTTAGATGTCGAAGAGCCTCTTCCGTCATTGACCCAACTAGCTGCGCAGAGTTTCCTTTGGATTGGGCTTTTCTTATATCGAAAAGATCCGCTAGAGTAGTCACTACTACTTGATCGCTGTCACCATCTGCAACCACCTCTCCAATTCTATAGATTTTCTGACGGGAGATTTCACTCGCCACTTTGCACACTTCTAAGCATTGCTTTGATGTCTGGATATCTTCCTGCAGCCCCAACCTCTCCTTCTCGTTCTTACTACCGCTCAGAACTTGTGATTCCAGGCGCTTCTGAAGGTGGCCAATAATTTCCGCAAAGCTATCTCGGTTCTTCTCCAAAGCTTGCCGTGTTAAGAATTGTGCTTCGAACATATTTTGCATATCATTCTCAGTGGCACTTCCGAATGAGTCGCTGAGTATCGCCGATTCTCTGGTCTCCAATGATTCGATATAGGACTTGGCATCTTCACAGACACGAAGACACTGCTTAGTCACGTCCCTTTCGTCTTCCAGATTTAGGCTTATGTCTGAGGCATTGATTTCTTCGGTAGTAAGTTGCGCCAGCTTCTCATCGATTCGGCGTAAGTGGAGCTCAAGATTGTATGCCGTGTCCTGGATCATCTCATTATACTCTTCGAGAACTTTCTGCGGCACCTTGGAAGAGTGTCTTCATGAAAGACGTTAGCAAAGTGAAGGGAACAGGATCTTGTGACTGACATAGTAATAGTTCCTAATCCCACCGAGATCGTTGACTTATACCCCGCAATAGTGTCAATGAATTCATTGATGTCGCCTCTCATGAATTCCATTTTTGCCCAATCAAGAAGACCCGTCGTTGACTTCCCACTGAAAACCTTGATTGACTGTTCAAATTCGCTGCATATCTGGTTGCACCGGTCGATAGGACCTTGGAGAAGTGCCAACATTGACCTTTCATTGTTTGTAACCTGTTGCAAAGATTCCAGAATATTCGTGAGGTCCTCAAGCTCATTCTGAAGCCGGCGTAGTGTCTTATCGCGGTTCCGGAAGCGCTTGACAGTACCCTGGAGCGACTTGGTCGACTGAACAGCGGCTGTGATTACAGCCAGCACCGAGGCAGCGATGCTCAAAGGATCTGCCATGATCAATGTCTGCTGTGTGATCTTTAGGTTGCCCTGTGGGATGGTTGTAACGGGCTTGAATGAAGCCGTCAGATAATTCCTTGGTTGAAGACGTACGACTTGAACTATCGCTCCTAATATCGATAAAACCCCACAAGTTTGCACCCGATTGGTCGAGGTTAGCGCCGTGGCTCAATGATTATCTGATCAGCTCGTAGGCTTCCCCGCTCATTAAACTGTCATTTGGGTGTGCTGCGCAGCGCTCCACAATTCTATAGCTGCCCTTGGGGCCTTCTGAAGGCAAGTCGAACGAATCGATGCATGCGTACAAAAATTATACAATAAGATTGGACCTTTCATTCCATTATTTGGGTCTCCCAACATGAACGGCTGGAGTTTGTACTGTACTGTGAGCGCGTAGAGCAGGGTATAATGGAAGGATGTAGGTTAGTACAGCGGAAATGGTGTGCCAGACCTAGGGTGACAAGAGGGACGTGCGGAAAAAGCTACAAGGCTCATTGAACCGCAGACATCAGGTAGCAAAATCT belongs to Aspergillus luchuensis IFO 4308 DNA, chromosome 3, nearly complete sequence and includes:
- a CDS encoding uncharacterized protein (COG:S;~EggNog:ENOG410PJ1P;~InterPro:IPR031348;~PFAM:PF17111;~SECRETED:SignalP(1-21)) → MADPLSIAASVLAVITAAVQSTKSLQGTVKRFRNRDKTLRRLQNELEDLTNILESLQQVTNNERSMLALLQGPIDRCNQICSEFEQSIKVFSGKSTTGLLDWAKMEFMRGDINEFIDTIAGYKSTISVGLGTITIHSSKVPQKVLEEYNEMIQDTAYNLELHLRRIDEKLAQLTTEEINASDISLNLEDERDVTKQCLRVCEDAKSYIESLETRESAILSDSFGSATENDMQNMFEAQFLTRQALEKNRDSFAEIIGHLQKRLESQVLSGSKNEKERLGLQEDIQTSKQCLEVCKVASEISRQKIYRIGEVVADGDSDQVVVTTLADLFDIRKAQSKGNSAQLVGSMTEEALRHLTEKRYSSRFAALDTRSADVVSTGSPSVLETRRGDYSVGTSDEEQNAVPMIRRNKPSPNEMRKRAMASGAKSKHTE